Proteins from one Microbacterium hatanonis genomic window:
- a CDS encoding ABC transporter permease, translated as MTLAPPAPLHTSTVVVPRRRKPRRSPRKPLLGALGIVGFLAVWQLVAAAGIVNPSQLPSAVDTFARLGVMAGDLEFWRNVGRTMTAWAIGLAIASVLGIALGGLVGLIPFLRRATHSTVEFLRPIPSVALIPLAILAYGIQIQAALVIIVYACFWQVFVQVLYGVADIDTVARDTARSYGLTRVAQLRSLVLPTALPYIFTGLRLAASVALILAITAEMTIQNPGLGQTLVVAYNIGNISTVYAVVVVTGVLGLLINLVFRFVERRALAWHQSIRGEEVL; from the coding sequence ATGACCCTTGCTCCCCCCGCTCCGCTGCACACCTCCACGGTGGTGGTGCCGCGTCGCCGGAAGCCCCGACGATCGCCGCGCAAGCCGCTGCTGGGCGCACTGGGCATCGTCGGCTTCCTCGCCGTGTGGCAGCTCGTCGCAGCGGCCGGAATCGTGAACCCTTCGCAGCTGCCCTCGGCCGTCGACACGTTCGCCCGGCTCGGCGTGATGGCCGGCGACCTCGAGTTCTGGCGCAACGTCGGCCGCACGATGACCGCCTGGGCGATCGGGCTGGCCATCGCCTCGGTGCTCGGCATCGCACTCGGCGGGCTCGTCGGGCTGATCCCGTTCCTGCGGAGGGCGACCCACAGCACGGTCGAGTTCCTCCGCCCGATCCCGTCGGTCGCCCTCATCCCGCTCGCGATCCTCGCCTACGGCATCCAGATCCAGGCGGCGCTCGTCATCATCGTCTACGCCTGCTTCTGGCAGGTGTTCGTGCAGGTGCTCTACGGGGTCGCCGACATCGACACGGTCGCCCGCGACACCGCGCGCAGCTACGGGCTCACCCGGGTCGCGCAGCTGCGGAGCCTCGTGCTCCCGACGGCCTTGCCGTACATCTTCACGGGGCTTCGGCTCGCCGCATCCGTCGCCCTCATCCTCGCCATCACCGCCGAGATGACGATCCAGAACCCGGGTCTCGGGCAGACGCTCGTCGTCGCGTACAACATCGGGAACATCTCGACGGTGTACGCGGTGGTCGTCGTCACGGGCGTGCTCGGCCTCCTGATCAACCTCGTCTTCCGCTTCGTCGAACGCCGCGCGTTGGCGTGGCACCAGTCGATCCGAGGGGAGGAAGTGCTGTGA
- a CDS encoding PadR family transcriptional regulator, protein MSLRYALLALVRVGPQSGYELQKQFAVSVGHVWHAPDSQIYPELRRMEGEGLLAGEEQTRGERGTRRLYHITPAGEQAFLDWMASPPDYQRVRDPAHLRAAYLEAATPAQGRAFLRAHIAQWEGELEQWRGELVRIDAADNPMLVRRLAVTADEDRERTIAYKRFAYEGLVERALGEIQWARSGLDLIDRLEGAEEAP, encoded by the coding sequence ATGAGTCTGCGATATGCGCTTCTCGCGCTCGTCCGCGTGGGTCCGCAGTCGGGATACGAACTGCAGAAGCAGTTCGCCGTCTCCGTCGGCCACGTCTGGCACGCGCCAGACTCGCAGATCTACCCCGAGCTGCGGCGTATGGAGGGCGAGGGGCTGCTGGCCGGCGAGGAGCAGACCCGCGGTGAGCGCGGCACCCGGCGGCTGTACCACATCACTCCGGCGGGCGAGCAGGCGTTCCTCGACTGGATGGCCTCGCCGCCCGACTACCAGCGGGTGCGCGACCCCGCGCATCTGCGAGCGGCCTATCTTGAAGCCGCCACCCCGGCGCAAGGACGTGCGTTCCTGCGCGCGCACATCGCCCAGTGGGAGGGCGAGCTGGAGCAGTGGCGCGGCGAGCTGGTGCGCATCGATGCCGCCGACAACCCGATGCTCGTCCGACGCCTCGCCGTCACCGCCGACGAAGACCGCGAACGAACGATCGCGTACAAGAGATTCGCCTACGAAGGCCTCGTCGAGCGTGCCCTCGGCGAGATCCAGTGGGCCCGCAGCGGACTCGATCTGATCGACCGCCTCGAAGGTGCCGAGGAGGCCCCATGA
- a CDS encoding methylenetetrahydrofolate reductase, whose product MAHTSPAGDNAASVRLVEGFSLEMTGKDIPGLQEAQSTIPAGTKINVTFLGNEDLEMRVAASKAVVDMGFVPVPHISARRLSSQAQLEEYLDRLQQVGASSSVFSVGGDPAEPEGPYPDSLSVIRTGLLQKYGATEVSIAGYPEGHPDIPNDVLWKHLEDKSAALKEQGLDAVILTQFAFDTDPVTTWVNGVRERGITSEIRIGTPGPAGIKRLIGFARRFGVGANAMIVKKYGFSLTNLMGTAGPDKFVTDLAAELAQNPASGDVKLHFYTFGGLKATSEWARDYIAARV is encoded by the coding sequence GTGGCACACACATCCCCCGCGGGCGACAACGCCGCATCCGTTCGTCTCGTCGAAGGCTTCTCGCTGGAGATGACCGGCAAGGACATCCCCGGCCTCCAGGAAGCCCAGAGCACGATCCCGGCCGGCACCAAGATCAACGTCACCTTCCTCGGCAACGAAGACCTCGAGATGCGCGTGGCGGCCTCGAAGGCCGTCGTCGACATGGGCTTCGTCCCGGTCCCGCACATCTCCGCCCGGCGCCTGTCGTCGCAGGCCCAGCTCGAGGAGTACCTCGACCGGCTCCAGCAGGTCGGTGCCAGCTCGAGCGTGTTCTCCGTCGGCGGCGACCCGGCTGAGCCCGAGGGCCCCTACCCCGATTCGCTGTCGGTCATCCGTACCGGGCTCCTCCAGAAGTACGGCGCCACCGAGGTCTCGATCGCCGGCTACCCCGAGGGGCACCCCGACATCCCGAACGACGTGCTCTGGAAGCACCTCGAAGACAAGTCCGCGGCGCTGAAGGAACAGGGCCTGGATGCTGTCATCCTCACGCAGTTCGCCTTCGACACCGACCCCGTCACGACCTGGGTCAACGGCGTCCGCGAGCGCGGCATCACGTCGGAGATCCGCATCGGTACGCCCGGTCCCGCGGGCATCAAACGCCTCATCGGATTCGCCCGCCGCTTCGGCGTGGGAGCGAACGCGATGATCGTGAAGAAGTACGGATTCTCGCTCACGAACCTCATGGGAACCGCCGGCCCCGACAAATTCGTCACCGACCTCGCCGCCGAGCTCGCCCAGAACCCCGCGTCGGGGGATGTCAAACTGCATTTCTACACGTTCGGCGGTCTCAAGGCGACGTCGGAGTGGGCGCGCGACTACATCGCGGCCCGCGTCTGA
- a CDS encoding MarR family winged helix-turn-helix transcriptional regulator, with the protein MASPSLEPAQLGAYFALIEVSSLLRHAVEQQLRDAGDLSYVQFQLLARLGDSPTGSHRMTDLADGVVYSRSGLTYQAQMLEQRGLVTRAPSPDDERSITVAITDDGRAVLADVFPGHIALLHESFFDTLTPDDVEHLAGVLTRVRDRMRASPPRSAAPRRRKDAAPRSA; encoded by the coding sequence ATGGCATCTCCGTCTCTCGAACCGGCGCAGCTCGGCGCATACTTCGCCCTCATCGAGGTGAGCAGCCTGCTGCGGCACGCCGTGGAGCAGCAGCTGCGCGACGCCGGCGACCTCAGCTACGTGCAGTTCCAGCTGCTCGCCCGCCTCGGAGACTCGCCGACGGGCAGCCACCGCATGACGGATCTCGCAGACGGGGTCGTCTACAGCCGGAGCGGGCTGACCTACCAGGCGCAGATGCTCGAGCAGCGGGGATTGGTGACGCGCGCACCGTCACCCGACGACGAACGCAGCATCACCGTCGCGATCACCGATGACGGCCGGGCCGTTCTGGCCGACGTCTTCCCGGGCCACATCGCACTCCTGCACGAGTCCTTCTTCGACACCCTCACGCCCGACGACGTCGAGCACCTGGCGGGGGTCTTGACGCGCGTGCGCGACCGCATGCGGGCCAGCCCTCCGCGCTCGGCGGCGCCGCGGCGCCGCAAAGACGCCGCGCCGCGTTCAGCCTGA
- the ligM gene encoding vanillate/3-O-methylgallate O-demethylase gives MADNLQELLDQTNPVEMLRNSQIGSYIYPVVPADFQNWIKEQQAWRNTAVLYDQSHHMDNVFLKGSDAIKLISDTAINSVANFAVNKAKQYVPTTSSGHVIGDGILFREAEDEYTYVGRAPASNWLMFHAETGGYSNLDLTVDRRSNSRPYGHAVTRQYYRFQIQGPNAWAVIEKLNGGPLEKLGFFNMSTMSIAGKQVRTLRHGMAGAPGLEIWGPYADHDAIRDAIVEAGAEFGLVPVGSRAYPSNTLESGWIPSPLPAIYTGEAERAYREWLGTDSYEATGTLAGSFVSDNIEDYYLTPWELGYGSFVKFDHDFIGRDALEKIDPASQRKKVTLAWNAEDLAGVWGSLLNVDGPNYKFFDLPLANYGSANYDSIVDADGTNVGFSMFTGYSANEKRGLSLGVVDPDVPEGTELKVVWGEPDGGTSKASVEKHEQTEVRVVVSPVPYSTVARSTYQGGWRTGYND, from the coding sequence ATGGCTGACAACCTGCAGGAGCTGCTCGACCAGACCAACCCGGTCGAGATGCTGCGCAACTCGCAGATCGGTTCGTACATCTATCCGGTCGTGCCCGCCGACTTCCAGAACTGGATCAAGGAGCAGCAGGCCTGGCGCAACACCGCCGTGCTGTACGACCAGTCGCACCACATGGACAACGTGTTCCTCAAGGGCTCCGACGCGATCAAGCTCATCAGCGACACCGCGATCAACTCGGTCGCGAACTTCGCCGTGAACAAGGCGAAGCAGTACGTGCCCACGACCTCGTCGGGTCACGTCATCGGCGACGGCATCCTCTTCCGTGAGGCGGAGGACGAGTACACCTACGTCGGCCGCGCACCCGCGTCGAACTGGCTCATGTTCCACGCCGAGACCGGCGGCTACTCGAACCTCGACCTCACGGTCGACCGTCGTTCGAACTCGCGCCCCTACGGCCACGCGGTCACGCGCCAGTACTACCGCTTCCAGATCCAGGGCCCCAACGCCTGGGCGGTCATCGAGAAGCTCAACGGCGGTCCGCTCGAGAAGCTCGGCTTCTTCAACATGTCGACGATGAGCATCGCCGGCAAGCAGGTGCGCACCCTCCGTCACGGCATGGCCGGCGCCCCCGGCCTCGAGATCTGGGGCCCGTACGCCGACCACGACGCCATCCGCGACGCCATCGTCGAGGCGGGGGCCGAGTTCGGCCTCGTCCCGGTCGGGTCGCGCGCCTACCCCTCGAACACGCTCGAGTCGGGCTGGATCCCCTCCCCGCTCCCCGCCATCTACACCGGTGAGGCCGAGCGCGCCTACCGCGAGTGGCTCGGCACCGACAGCTACGAGGCGACCGGAACGCTCGCCGGCTCGTTCGTCTCGGACAACATCGAGGACTACTACCTGACCCCCTGGGAGCTCGGGTACGGCTCGTTCGTGAAGTTCGACCACGACTTCATCGGCCGCGACGCCCTCGAGAAGATCGACCCGGCCAGCCAGCGCAAGAAGGTCACGCTCGCCTGGAACGCCGAGGACCTCGCCGGGGTCTGGGGATCGCTCCTGAACGTCGACGGACCGAACTACAAGTTCTTCGACCTCCCGCTGGCGAACTACGGCTCGGCGAACTACGACTCGATCGTCGACGCCGACGGCACGAACGTCGGCTTCTCGATGTTCACCGGCTACAGCGCGAACGAGAAGCGCGGCCTCTCCCTCGGCGTCGTCGACCCCGACGTGCCCGAGGGCACGGAGCTCAAGGTCGTCTGGGGCGAGCCCGACGGCGGCACCTCGAAGGCGTCGGTCGAGAAGCACGAGCAGACCGAGGTCCGCGTCGTCGTCAGCCCGGTCCCCTACTCGACCGTGGCCCGGTCGACCTACCAGGGCGGCTGGCGCACCGGCTACAACGACTGA
- a CDS encoding NADP-dependent oxidoreductase, translating to MKAVRFHETGGADVLRYEDAERPTPGAGEVLIRVAGSAFNPADAGIRSGTLPFPVSLPHTPGYDVAGTVESLGDGVTSIRAGDAVVGFLPMTANGSAAEYVVAPAGALVAAPTRIPLADAAALPSVALTAWQALFDEAGLERGQRVLIVGAGGAVGDYAVQLAKRSGAYVIATASPRSIRSVLSAGADEAIDHTATAVVEAVREPVDVLLNLAPIEPEEFAALVPLVRDGGTVVATTAWMPAPGDQARGVRGAVIYVRSDVDELSQLVALVDSGELRVEVAERVPLSALPEVHRRAAEGGLRGKVVAIPTPE from the coding sequence ATGAAAGCAGTACGGTTCCACGAGACCGGCGGCGCAGACGTGCTCCGCTACGAAGACGCCGAACGGCCGACCCCCGGCGCCGGCGAGGTGCTGATCAGGGTGGCCGGCTCGGCGTTCAACCCGGCCGACGCGGGCATTCGATCGGGCACGCTGCCCTTCCCGGTGTCGCTGCCCCACACCCCCGGCTACGACGTCGCAGGAACGGTCGAGAGCCTCGGCGACGGCGTGACGTCGATTCGGGCGGGAGACGCCGTGGTCGGCTTCCTCCCGATGACCGCGAACGGCTCGGCGGCCGAGTACGTCGTCGCACCGGCGGGGGCCCTCGTGGCCGCTCCGACGCGCATCCCGCTCGCCGACGCCGCCGCCCTCCCCTCGGTAGCTCTCACCGCGTGGCAGGCGCTGTTCGACGAGGCGGGCCTGGAGCGAGGGCAGCGCGTGCTCATCGTCGGCGCAGGCGGGGCCGTGGGCGACTACGCCGTGCAGCTCGCGAAGCGCAGCGGCGCGTACGTCATCGCCACAGCGAGCCCGCGCAGCATCCGGAGTGTCCTGTCGGCCGGCGCGGACGAGGCGATCGATCACACCGCGACCGCGGTGGTCGAGGCGGTGCGCGAACCCGTCGACGTGCTCCTGAACCTCGCCCCCATCGAGCCGGAGGAGTTCGCCGCGCTGGTTCCCCTCGTCCGCGACGGCGGCACCGTCGTCGCCACGACGGCATGGATGCCCGCACCGGGCGACCAGGCCCGCGGGGTGCGCGGGGCGGTGATCTACGTCCGCTCCGACGTCGATGAACTGTCGCAACTGGTGGCGCTGGTCGACAGCGGTGAGCTGCGCGTCGAGGTCGCCGAACGCGTGCCGCTGAGCGCGCTGCCGGAGGTGCACCGTCGGGCGGCCGAGGGGGGTCTCCGCGGCAAGGTGGTCGCGATCCCCACCCCGGAGTGA
- a CDS encoding ABC transporter substrate-binding protein, giving the protein MKKTLTALGLVAVAALALAGCSDSAATPANTSSGSADAGGGELRDVRVAALPIAETGALWAAIDAGIFEEHGLAVEVVPAQGGAQAIPALLSGDIDFAIGQPMGPIRADLQDLGVVIFGNYASSLASGDDVNSVVALADSGIASPADLAGKRVSVNSIGAAGDLTIRKAVDDAGGDSSTIEFIEVAFPDVQAQLEAGNIDAGWVPDPFRGLIVSGGGVDVVSPYQATIPGLTVLTNFTTQEKMDSDPELVADYAAAMKDALAYATENEDAVRAAIASNLEIPDAAAAGITLPNFTFDLGDAGIEDLGALAVEYGYIDAEPDFATLIQPQQ; this is encoded by the coding sequence ATGAAGAAGACCCTGACCGCGCTCGGACTCGTCGCCGTCGCAGCCCTGGCGCTCGCCGGCTGCAGCGACTCCGCCGCCACCCCCGCGAACACGTCGTCGGGCTCCGCCGACGCCGGGGGCGGCGAACTGCGCGACGTCCGCGTCGCCGCCCTCCCCATCGCCGAGACCGGTGCCCTCTGGGCCGCGATCGACGCCGGCATCTTCGAGGAGCACGGGCTCGCCGTCGAGGTCGTCCCCGCGCAGGGCGGCGCCCAGGCGATCCCCGCCCTCCTCAGCGGAGACATCGACTTCGCCATCGGGCAGCCGATGGGCCCGATCCGCGCCGACCTGCAGGACCTCGGTGTCGTGATCTTCGGCAACTACGCCTCGAGCCTGGCCAGCGGCGACGACGTCAACTCGGTCGTCGCGCTCGCCGACTCGGGCATCGCGAGCCCCGCCGACCTCGCCGGCAAGCGCGTCTCGGTCAACAGCATCGGCGCGGCCGGCGACCTCACGATCCGCAAGGCCGTCGACGACGCCGGGGGAGACTCGTCGACGATCGAGTTCATCGAGGTCGCCTTCCCCGACGTGCAGGCGCAGCTCGAGGCCGGCAACATCGACGCAGGCTGGGTGCCCGACCCGTTCCGCGGACTCATCGTCAGCGGCGGCGGGGTCGACGTGGTCTCGCCCTACCAGGCGACAATTCCGGGCCTCACCGTGCTCACCAACTTCACCACGCAGGAGAAGATGGACTCCGATCCCGAGCTCGTCGCCGACTACGCGGCTGCCATGAAGGACGCCCTCGCGTACGCCACGGAGAACGAAGACGCGGTGCGCGCGGCGATCGCGTCGAACCTGGAGATCCCGGATGCTGCGGCCGCCGGAATCACGCTGCCGAACTTCACCTTCGACCTCGGCGACGCCGGCATCGAAGACCTCGGCGCCCTGGCCGTCGAGTACGGCTACATCGACGCGGAGCCCGACTTCGCGACGCTGATCCAGCCGCAGCAGTGA
- a CDS encoding GntR family transcriptional regulator: protein MTLMPVADDADTVERAAVDQQIREAILGGEFAPHQRLIEADLSDRFAATRAAVRTALLTLASEGLVERLPNRGARVRAISVEEAIEIVEVRVGLESLCARKAAERVDADAIEWLRDLRDRIGAAVSSGDLVEYSRLNQEMDRRLRELSGHSTATQLLERLRAQSARHQFRLAFAPGRAARSAPEHIAIIDAVIAGDADAAEAATRTHLAGIVEVLRTLD, encoded by the coding sequence ATGACCCTCATGCCTGTCGCCGATGACGCCGACACCGTGGAACGAGCCGCCGTCGATCAGCAGATCCGCGAGGCGATCCTCGGCGGCGAGTTCGCGCCCCATCAGCGTCTCATCGAGGCCGACCTCAGCGACCGCTTCGCCGCCACCCGCGCTGCGGTGCGCACCGCCCTGCTCACCCTCGCCAGCGAAGGGCTCGTCGAGCGACTGCCGAACCGCGGCGCCCGCGTGCGCGCCATCAGCGTCGAGGAGGCCATCGAGATCGTCGAGGTGCGCGTCGGACTCGAGTCGCTCTGCGCCCGCAAGGCCGCCGAGCGAGTCGACGCCGACGCGATCGAATGGTTGCGCGACCTGCGCGACCGCATCGGGGCGGCCGTCTCCTCCGGCGATCTCGTCGAGTACTCCCGGTTGAACCAGGAGATGGACCGGCGTCTGCGCGAGTTGAGCGGCCACTCCACCGCCACGCAGCTGCTCGAGCGCCTGCGCGCCCAGTCGGCCCGCCACCAGTTCCGCCTCGCCTTCGCCCCGGGCCGGGCTGCACGGTCGGCCCCCGAGCACATCGCGATCATCGACGCGGTGATCGCCGGCGACGCGGATGCTGCCGAGGCGGCGACCCGCACACACCTCGCCGGCATCGTCGAGGTGCTCCGCACCCTCGACTGA
- the folE gene encoding GTP cyclohydrolase I → MTITTPVRVDRDRAVSAVRELLLAVGEDADRLGLLRTPERVADLFLDLFSGLGVDPASALGAPVALTENEQPGELVGLTGIPFRSVCEHHLLPFEGTVDIYYAPVRHIAGLSRIATLVELAARRPQLQERLGQQIADALMAVLRPHGVAVRIEAAHGCVAHLEPSAASARAITVATVGTIPDATWRLAASTHPAS, encoded by the coding sequence ATGACGATCACCACTCCCGTCCGCGTCGACCGCGACCGCGCGGTCTCGGCCGTGCGCGAACTCCTGCTGGCCGTCGGCGAGGACGCCGACCGCCTGGGCCTGCTCCGCACGCCCGAACGCGTCGCCGATCTCTTCCTCGATCTGTTCTCGGGGCTCGGCGTCGACCCGGCCTCCGCGCTCGGCGCCCCCGTCGCCCTGACCGAGAACGAGCAGCCCGGCGAGCTCGTCGGTCTCACCGGCATCCCGTTCCGGTCGGTCTGCGAGCACCACCTGCTCCCCTTCGAGGGCACCGTCGACATCTACTACGCGCCCGTGCGCCACATCGCGGGCCTCAGCCGTATCGCGACGCTCGTCGAGCTCGCCGCCCGCCGCCCTCAGCTGCAGGAGCGACTCGGACAGCAGATCGCGGACGCGCTCATGGCCGTTCTGCGACCGCACGGCGTCGCCGTCCGGATCGAGGCCGCCCACGGATGCGTCGCGCATCTCGAGCCGAGCGCCGCGTCGGCGCGGGCGATCACGGTCGCGACCGTCGGCACGATCCCCGACGCGACCTGGCGTCTCGCGGCGAGCACGCACCCCGCGTCCTGA
- a CDS encoding ABC transporter permease: MTLYTSTVRTAPPAPRLWTKAGKSIGFAVGLPIALLIVWGIWGTLAPAKFFPGPLRIAEAFVDTWVGPIFVTDVLPSLARLAVAIVLAIAIGIAAGTLIGLTRWLRELLEPLLEFFRAIPPPVLIPVFVALLGVTDNMKIIVIVFGSLWPVLLNTVEGVRGTDSVMTETARSFSLTRSQRLFRLVLPAASPRIMAGVRQTLSVALIMMVISEMFYSSSGLGFRITFFQRNYLIAEMWSGIVLLGLVGVLLAVVFTIVERRVLRWYHGIKEVERA, translated from the coding sequence GTGACCCTCTACACGAGCACCGTGCGCACCGCGCCGCCCGCTCCCCGGCTGTGGACCAAGGCCGGCAAGAGCATCGGCTTCGCCGTCGGCCTCCCGATCGCGCTGCTGATCGTCTGGGGGATCTGGGGAACCCTCGCGCCGGCGAAGTTCTTCCCGGGCCCGCTGCGGATCGCCGAGGCGTTCGTCGACACCTGGGTCGGGCCGATCTTCGTCACCGACGTGCTGCCGAGCCTGGCGAGGCTGGCCGTCGCCATCGTCCTCGCGATCGCCATCGGAATCGCCGCCGGCACGCTGATCGGTCTCACCCGGTGGCTGCGCGAGCTGCTCGAACCCCTGCTGGAGTTCTTCCGCGCGATCCCGCCCCCGGTGCTCATCCCGGTCTTCGTCGCGCTGCTGGGTGTGACGGACAACATGAAGATCATCGTCATCGTCTTCGGATCGCTCTGGCCCGTGCTGCTGAACACCGTCGAGGGGGTGCGCGGCACCGACTCGGTCATGACCGAGACCGCACGCTCGTTCTCGTTGACGCGAAGCCAGCGGCTGTTCCGTCTCGTGCTCCCGGCGGCGAGCCCCCGCATCATGGCGGGGGTGCGCCAGACCCTGTCGGTCGCCCTGATCATGATGGTCATCTCCGAGATGTTCTATTCGTCGTCGGGGCTCGGCTTCCGCATCACGTTCTTCCAGCGCAACTACCTGATCGCCGAGATGTGGAGCGGCATCGTGCTGCTCGGTCTCGTCGGTGTGCTGCTGGCCGTCGTCTTCACCATCGTCGAGCGCAGAGTCCTGCGCTGGTACCACGGAATCAAGGAGGTGGAGCGTGCCTGA
- a CDS encoding ABC transporter ATP-binding protein, translating to MPETLLHVEHLNKVYESTTGSVEAIGDIDFTMRRGELVCIVGPSGCGKTTLLKCIAGLLKPTAGSVVLDGKKVTGPPPNMALVFQEYGRSLYPWLTVRGNVELPLKHKKLSKSERDRLIDDALVAVGLDHAAKSYPWQLSGGMQQRVAIARAVAYQPEVLIMDEPFAAVDAQTRADLEDLVRRLHLERGMSILFVTHDIDESVYLGERVVVLSKSPTWVQEDLVIDLAPDRDQITTRALPRFTELRTHVYEQIQRAKRGEAVRPVA from the coding sequence GTGCCTGAGACGCTCCTGCACGTCGAGCACCTGAACAAGGTGTACGAATCGACCACCGGATCGGTGGAGGCCATCGGCGACATCGACTTCACCATGCGCCGCGGCGAGCTGGTCTGCATCGTCGGCCCGTCGGGCTGCGGTAAGACCACGCTGCTCAAGTGCATCGCCGGGCTGCTCAAGCCCACCGCCGGCAGCGTCGTGCTCGACGGCAAGAAGGTCACGGGGCCGCCGCCGAACATGGCGCTGGTCTTCCAGGAGTACGGGCGCAGCCTCTACCCCTGGCTGACCGTGCGCGGCAACGTCGAGCTGCCCCTGAAGCACAAGAAGCTCTCGAAGAGCGAACGCGATCGCCTCATCGACGACGCCCTCGTCGCCGTCGGCCTCGACCACGCGGCCAAGAGCTACCCGTGGCAGCTCTCGGGCGGCATGCAGCAGCGCGTGGCGATCGCCCGCGCCGTCGCGTACCAGCCCGAGGTGCTCATCATGGACGAGCCCTTCGCCGCCGTCGACGCGCAGACCCGTGCCGATCTCGAAGACCTCGTGCGCCGTCTCCACCTCGAGCGCGGCATGTCGATCCTGTTCGTCACCCACGACATCGACGAGTCGGTGTACCTGGGCGAGCGGGTCGTGGTGCTCTCGAAGTCGCCGACGTGGGTGCAGGAAGACCTCGTCATCGACCTCGCGCCCGACCGCGACCAGATCACGACGCGGGCGCTGCCGCGCTTCACCGAGCTCCGCACGCACGTCTACGAGCAGATCCAGCGCGCCAAGCGGGGCGAGGCCGTGCGGCCGGTCGCCTGA
- the purU gene encoding formyltetrahydrofolate deformylase, which translates to MSMHTAALRDRACLIVHGPDQPGLVAAVTALITRHKANIVSLDQYTDDPEGGNFFQRVVFHMNDLAAAFPDLKADLAQTLEPYGMTWKLTDQSVPKRMAILASTSDHCLLELLWRHRRGELNVTIPMVISNHTNTAEDVRSFGIPFFHVPSQGPDKSAAEAEILKLLAGNVDFVVLARYMQILSDDFITGVGVPVINIHHSFLPAFIGAGPYKKAKERGVKLIGATSHYVTKDLDEGPIIEQDVARVDHSHSAAALQARGAYVERAVLSRAVQWHAEDRVIRHGNQTIVFT; encoded by the coding sequence ATGTCCATGCACACCGCCGCCCTTCGCGATCGCGCCTGCCTGATCGTCCACGGCCCCGACCAGCCCGGGCTCGTCGCCGCCGTGACCGCGCTGATCACGCGGCACAAGGCGAACATCGTCTCGCTGGACCAGTACACCGACGACCCCGAGGGCGGCAACTTCTTCCAGCGCGTCGTGTTCCACATGAACGACCTCGCCGCCGCGTTCCCCGACCTGAAGGCCGACCTCGCACAGACCCTCGAGCCCTACGGCATGACCTGGAAGCTCACCGATCAGTCGGTGCCCAAGCGCATGGCGATCCTCGCGTCCACGAGCGATCACTGCCTGCTCGAGCTGCTGTGGCGCCACCGCCGCGGCGAGCTCAACGTGACGATCCCGATGGTGATCTCCAACCACACGAACACCGCCGAGGACGTGCGCTCCTTCGGCATCCCGTTCTTCCACGTGCCCTCGCAGGGACCCGACAAGTCGGCGGCCGAGGCGGAGATCCTCAAGCTCCTCGCGGGCAACGTCGATTTCGTCGTGCTCGCGCGGTACATGCAGATCCTCTCCGACGACTTCATCACCGGCGTCGGGGTTCCCGTCATCAACATCCACCACTCGTTCCTCCCCGCCTTCATCGGCGCCGGCCCCTACAAGAAGGCCAAGGAACGCGGCGTGAAGCTCATCGGCGCCACCTCGCACTACGTGACCAAAGACCTCGACGAGGGTCCGATCATCGAGCAGGACGTCGCGCGCGTCGACCACTCGCACTCGGCCGCCGCCCTCCAGGCCCGCGGCGCCTACGTCGAACGCGCCGTGCTGTCGCGAGCCGTGCAGTGGCACGCCGAAGACCGTGTCATCCGGCACGGAAACCAGACCATCGTCTTCACCTGA